A section of the Streptomyces sp. CG1 genome encodes:
- a CDS encoding globin, with amino-acid sequence MKEIRRGTLQEQTFYEQVGGEETFRRLVHRFYEGVAEDPILRPMYPEEDLGPAEERLTLFLMQYWGGPTTYSENRGHPRLRMRHAPFTVDGAAHDAWLRHMRVAVDELGLSEEHETTLWNYLTYAAASMVNTPE; translated from the coding sequence GTGAAAGAGATTCGGCGCGGCACGCTTCAGGAGCAGACCTTCTACGAGCAGGTCGGCGGGGAGGAGACCTTCCGCCGGCTCGTCCACCGTTTCTACGAGGGCGTCGCCGAGGACCCGATCCTGCGGCCGATGTACCCGGAGGAGGACCTGGGACCGGCCGAGGAGCGGCTCACCCTGTTCCTGATGCAGTACTGGGGCGGTCCCACCACCTACAGCGAGAACCGTGGCCACCCCCGGCTGCGGATGCGGCACGCCCCGTTCACCGTGGACGGCGCGGCGCACGACGCCTGGCTGCGGCACATGCGGGTGGCCGTCGACGAACTCGGGCTGTCCGAGGAGCACGAGACGACGCTGTGGAACTACCTGACGTACGCGGCCGCGTCGATGGTGAACACCCCGGAGTGA
- a CDS encoding acyl-CoA thioesterase — MRHIYRCPLRWSDMDAYGHVNNAIFLRYLEEARIDFTSLRGAESKQGSVVARHEIDYRRQLVHRPTPVDIELWVSEVRAASFTVSYEVKDADAIYVTARTVVVPFDFEAQRPRRITAGEREFLQQYMDDAADEEAVAA, encoded by the coding sequence TTGCGCCACATCTACCGCTGCCCGCTGCGCTGGTCGGACATGGACGCGTACGGACATGTCAACAACGCGATCTTCCTCCGCTACCTGGAGGAGGCTCGTATCGACTTCACATCCCTGAGGGGCGCGGAGTCCAAGCAGGGGTCCGTGGTGGCGCGCCATGAGATCGACTACCGCCGCCAGCTCGTCCACCGGCCCACGCCCGTGGACATCGAGCTGTGGGTCTCGGAGGTCAGGGCCGCGTCCTTCACCGTCTCCTACGAGGTGAAGGACGCGGACGCGATCTACGTGACGGCCCGGACCGTGGTCGTCCCGTTCGACTTCGAGGCGCAGCGGCCGCGCCGGATCACCGCCGGGGAGCGCGAGTTCCTCCAGCAGTACATGGACGACGCCGCCGACGAGGAGGCCGTCGCCGCATGA
- the ettA gene encoding energy-dependent translational throttle protein EttA has translation MAEFIYTMRKARKAHGDKVILDDVTLSFLPGAKIGVVGPNGAGKSTVLKIMAGLEQPSNGDAFLSPGYSVGILLQEPPLNEEKTVLENVQDGVAEIKGKLDRFNEIAEQMATEYTDALMDEMGKLQEELDHANAWDLDAQLEQAMDALGCPPGDWPVTNLSGGEKRRVALCKLLLEQPDLLLLDEPTNHLDAESVNWLEQHLAKYPGTVVAVTHDRYFLDNVAGWICEVDRGRLHGYEGNYSKYLETKATRLKVEGQKDAKRQKRLKEELEWVRSNAKGRQAKSKARLARYEEMAAEADKMRKLDFEEIQIPPGPRLGNVVVEVDKLNKAFGEKVLVDGLSFTLPRNGIVGVIGPNGAGKTTLFKMIQGLETPDSGDIKVGETVKISYVDQSRANLDPKKTLWEVVSDGLDYINVGQVEMPSRAYVSAFGFKGPDQQKPAGVLSGGERNRLNLALTLKQGGNLLLLDEPTNDLDVETLSSLENALLEFPGCAVVVSHDRWFLDRVATHILAYEGESKWFWFEGNFESYEKNKIERLGPDAARPHRATYKKLTRG, from the coding sequence TTGGCTGAGTTCATTTACACCATGCGCAAGGCGCGCAAAGCGCACGGCGACAAGGTGATCCTCGACGACGTCACCCTGAGCTTCCTGCCGGGAGCGAAGATCGGTGTCGTCGGCCCGAACGGTGCCGGTAAGTCGACCGTGCTGAAGATCATGGCTGGTCTTGAGCAGCCGTCGAACGGCGACGCGTTCCTGTCGCCGGGCTACAGCGTGGGCATCCTGCTGCAGGAGCCCCCGCTGAACGAGGAGAAGACCGTCCTGGAGAACGTCCAGGACGGTGTCGCCGAGATCAAGGGCAAGCTCGACCGGTTCAACGAGATCGCCGAGCAGATGGCGACCGAGTACACCGACGCGCTCATGGACGAGATGGGCAAGCTCCAGGAGGAGCTGGACCACGCCAACGCCTGGGACCTCGACGCCCAGCTGGAGCAGGCCATGGACGCGCTGGGCTGCCCGCCCGGCGACTGGCCCGTCACCAACCTCTCCGGTGGCGAGAAGCGCCGCGTCGCGCTCTGCAAGCTGCTGCTGGAGCAGCCCGACCTGCTGCTCCTCGACGAGCCCACCAACCACCTCGACGCCGAGTCGGTGAACTGGCTGGAGCAGCACCTCGCCAAGTACCCGGGCACCGTCGTGGCCGTCACCCACGACCGGTACTTCCTCGACAACGTCGCCGGCTGGATCTGCGAGGTCGACCGCGGCCGCCTGCACGGCTACGAGGGCAACTACTCGAAGTACCTGGAGACCAAGGCGACCCGTCTCAAGGTCGAGGGCCAGAAGGACGCCAAGCGGCAGAAGCGGCTCAAGGAAGAGCTGGAGTGGGTGCGGTCGAACGCCAAGGGGCGTCAGGCCAAGTCCAAGGCCCGTCTCGCGCGGTACGAGGAGATGGCCGCCGAGGCCGACAAGATGCGGAAGCTGGACTTCGAGGAGATCCAGATCCCGCCGGGCCCGCGGCTCGGCAACGTCGTCGTCGAGGTCGACAAGCTCAACAAGGCCTTCGGTGAGAAGGTCCTCGTCGACGGCCTCAGCTTCACCCTCCCGCGCAACGGCATCGTCGGCGTCATCGGTCCGAACGGCGCCGGCAAGACCACGCTGTTCAAGATGATCCAGGGCCTGGAGACCCCGGACTCCGGCGACATCAAGGTCGGCGAGACCGTCAAGATCTCCTACGTCGACCAGAGCCGCGCGAACCTCGACCCCAAGAAGACGCTGTGGGAGGTCGTGTCCGACGGGCTCGACTACATCAACGTCGGACAGGTCGAGATGCCGTCCCGCGCGTATGTGTCCGCCTTCGGGTTCAAGGGGCCGGACCAGCAGAAGCCGGCCGGTGTCCTCTCCGGTGGTGAGCGCAACCGCCTCAACCTGGCCCTGACCCTGAAGCAGGGCGGCAACCTGCTGCTCCTCGACGAGCCCACCAACGACCTCGACGTCGAGACCCTCAGCAGCCTGGAGAACGCGCTGCTGGAGTTCCCCGGCTGCGCCGTGGTCGTCTCCCACGACCGGTGGTTCCTCGACCGCGTCGCCACGCACATCCTCGCCTACGAGGGTGAGTCGAAGTGGTTCTGGTTCGAGGGCAACTTCGAGTCGTACGAGAAGAACAAGATCGAGCGGCTCGGCCCGGACGCCGCGCGTCCGCACCGCGCCACCTACAAGAAGCTGACCCGGGGCTGA
- a CDS encoding HAD domain-containing protein, with translation MTSAAERTIPILFLDVDGPLIPFGASYGSSTSVDRGNPLLDRLDPGIGPRLLALGCRLAWATTWREEANEVVAPRLGLPKLPVVEWPDAGADDGPRGLHWKTRPLVEWADGRPFLWVDDEISAMDRVWVAAQCPGPSLLHRVDPAQGLMDADFSALGDWLSVLAPR, from the coding sequence GTGACAAGCGCAGCGGAGCGCACCATCCCCATCCTCTTCCTCGACGTCGATGGTCCGCTCATCCCGTTCGGGGCGTCGTACGGCTCCTCGACGTCTGTCGACCGGGGGAACCCGCTGCTTGACCGGCTCGATCCCGGGATCGGACCGCGCCTCCTGGCCCTGGGCTGTCGCCTCGCGTGGGCCACGACGTGGAGGGAGGAGGCGAACGAGGTCGTCGCCCCGCGCCTCGGACTGCCGAAGCTGCCTGTGGTGGAGTGGCCGGACGCCGGCGCCGATGACGGACCCCGGGGCCTTCACTGGAAGACCCGACCCTTGGTCGAGTGGGCTGACGGTCGACCGTTCCTATGGGTCGACGACGAAATCAGCGCCATGGACCGTGTCTGGGTGGCTGCTCAATGCCCTGGGCCGTCGCTGCTTCATCGCGTCGACCCGGCCCAAGGTCTCATGGACGCCGACTTCTCCGCCCTCGGCGATTGGCTCAGTGTCCTGGCGCCGAGATGA
- a CDS encoding NADPH-dependent FMN reductase — MPSDTLPGPLRFLVFGAALRADSTNARLASLVARLISDTGATVDLATMRDFDMPVYDGDMEAGEGLPHGALALRDRLEQSDAFVISSPEYNASVPGVLKNAIDWVSRVRPQPFKTKHALLVSASPSMVGGNRGLWALRIPLEHLGTRVYPDMFSVANSYQAFAEDGTLADPGLQQRLTETVSGFLSLVEADVRYVCLERRWYEFLGDRTEAAITQRAEK; from the coding sequence ATGCCCTCGGACACGCTTCCCGGCCCGCTGCGGTTCCTGGTCTTCGGCGCGGCCCTGCGGGCCGATTCGACCAACGCCCGCCTCGCCTCCCTCGTGGCCCGGCTCATCTCCGACACCGGTGCCACCGTCGACCTCGCCACCATGCGCGATTTCGACATGCCCGTGTACGACGGCGACATGGAGGCCGGCGAAGGGCTGCCGCACGGCGCCCTCGCCCTACGCGACCGGCTTGAGCAGAGCGACGCCTTCGTCATTTCCTCGCCGGAGTACAACGCCTCCGTGCCGGGAGTGCTGAAGAACGCGATCGACTGGGTCTCGCGTGTCCGGCCGCAGCCGTTCAAGACCAAGCACGCGCTGCTCGTCTCCGCCTCGCCGTCGATGGTCGGCGGCAACCGCGGGTTGTGGGCTCTGAGGATTCCCCTGGAACACCTGGGCACCCGCGTCTACCCGGACATGTTCAGCGTGGCCAACAGCTACCAGGCCTTCGCCGAAGACGGAACGCTGGCCGACCCAGGGCTGCAGCAACGTCTCACCGAGACGGTGTCGGGTTTCCTCAGCCTGGTCGAAGCGGACGTGCGCTACGTCTGCCTCGAACGCCGTTGGTACGAGTTCCTGGGAGACCGTACCGAGGCGGCCATCACCCAGCGGGCCGAGAAGTGA
- a CDS encoding ArsA-related P-loop ATPase produces the protein MSRLQVVSGKGGTGKTTVAAALALALATEGKRTLLVLAV, from the coding sequence GTGAGCAGGCTCCAGGTCGTCAGCGGCAAGGGCGGGACCGGAAAGACGACGGTCGCCGCCGCACTGGCGCTGGCCCTGGCGACCGAGGGGAAGCGGACGCTTCTCGTGTTGGCGGTCTGA